One stretch of Nesterenkonia halotolerans DNA includes these proteins:
- a CDS encoding HIT family protein — protein MSVSDLRQLWPSHAPEGYSCPFCGLARGEVDQPSNRCELTDLVHQDADLMVFMACDGFGPHEGHAMISPVQHREALYDLEDELLSKIAIMSRDVSKAMKLAWNPEGTSVRQHNEPAGNQHVWHYHLHVFPRYSDDMLYRQIRHPVPVAIRAEKAQELRAALTRILAAKN, from the coding sequence ATGAGCGTCTCGGATCTGCGGCAGCTGTGGCCCTCCCACGCTCCCGAGGGCTATTCCTGCCCGTTCTGCGGGCTGGCCAGGGGCGAGGTGGACCAGCCGTCGAACCGCTGCGAGCTGACGGACCTGGTTCATCAGGATGCAGACCTGATGGTGTTCATGGCCTGTGACGGCTTCGGTCCGCATGAGGGCCACGCGATGATCAGCCCGGTGCAGCACCGCGAGGCGCTCTATGACCTCGAGGACGAGCTGCTCTCCAAGATCGCCATCATGTCTCGCGACGTATCCAAGGCGATGAAGCTTGCCTGGAACCCCGAGGGAACCTCGGTGCGGCAGCACAACGAGCCGGCCGGGAACCAGCACGTCTGGCACTACCATCTGCATGTCTTCCCGCGGTACTCCGATGACATGCTCTACCGGCAGATTCGGCATCCGGTGCCGGTGGCGATCCGCGCCGAGAAGGCGCAGGAGCTCCGCGCCGCGCTGACTCGGATCCTCGCTGCCAAGAACTAG
- a CDS encoding polyprenyl synthetase family protein has protein sequence MTESAADPLTTKLPAGFDVLAEDLALANEVSEALSQVEADLLGSLASADELVNASARYLAQAGGKRVRPLLTVLTSMIGDGVDDRVRRAAAVMEMTHLATLYHDDVMDSAPVRRGAPAAHQVWGNSVAILTGDLILARASRLMSELGVEASKIQAQTFERLVMGQLHETVGPQEGEDAYAHYLRVIGDKTGSLVAAASRLGAHFGGCSEETIAMLEEYGEAVGVAFQLADDVIDLTADPESSGKTPGTDLREGVSTLPVLMLRQHAQSAESAQDPQEAARVLDLIDGDLSSDAALAEAVAAVVAHPVTEESWQVAHSWAEKAKGAIAELPQSTVKSALLAFADAVVEREG, from the coding sequence ATGACTGAATCAGCCGCTGATCCCCTGACCACGAAGCTGCCTGCCGGCTTCGATGTGCTGGCCGAGGACCTGGCGCTCGCCAACGAGGTCTCGGAGGCGCTGTCACAGGTCGAAGCTGACCTCCTCGGCTCGCTGGCCAGCGCCGACGAGCTGGTCAACGCCTCTGCGCGCTATCTCGCCCAGGCCGGCGGCAAGCGAGTGCGGCCGCTGCTGACCGTGCTGACCTCCATGATCGGCGACGGCGTGGATGATCGTGTCCGCCGAGCCGCCGCCGTGATGGAGATGACGCACCTGGCCACGCTCTACCACGACGATGTGATGGATTCCGCTCCGGTGCGCCGGGGGGCGCCCGCCGCGCATCAGGTGTGGGGAAACTCGGTGGCGATCCTCACCGGAGATCTGATCCTCGCACGCGCGTCCCGGCTGATGTCCGAGCTCGGCGTGGAGGCCTCGAAGATCCAGGCGCAGACCTTTGAACGCCTCGTCATGGGCCAGCTTCACGAGACCGTGGGTCCGCAGGAGGGTGAGGATGCCTACGCCCACTACCTGCGCGTCATCGGGGACAAGACCGGCTCCCTGGTTGCCGCCGCCTCGCGGCTCGGCGCCCATTTCGGTGGCTGCTCCGAGGAGACCATCGCGATGCTCGAGGAGTACGGGGAGGCTGTGGGCGTGGCCTTCCAGCTCGCCGATGACGTCATCGACCTCACCGCGGATCCGGAGTCCTCGGGCAAGACCCCCGGCACCGATCTGCGTGAGGGAGTCTCGACACTGCCGGTGCTCATGCTGCGTCAGCACGCGCAGTCGGCCGAGTCCGCACAGGACCCGCAGGAGGCGGCACGGGTGCTGGACCTGATCGACGGCGACCTCAGCTCAGATGCGGCGCTGGCCGAGGCAGTGGCCGCCGTCGTCGCTCATCCGGTGACCGAGGAGTCCTGGCAGGTGGCGCACAGCTGGGCCGAGAAGGCCAAGGGAGCAATCGCCGAGCTCCCGCAGAGCACCGTGAAGTCGGCACTGCTGGCCTTCGCTGACGCGGTGGTCGAGCGCGAGGGCTGA
- a CDS encoding demethylmenaquinone methyltransferase, with the protein MNRPSTGSRASLAKNPQDVASMFDEVADRYDLTNDVLSLGQTKRWRKQLVAALAVAPGERVLDLAAGTGSSTEPFHDAGADAVACDFSSGMLQVGKRRRPDMTFIAGDAMNLPFADDSFDAVTISFGLRNIVDPLAGLREMLRVTAPGGRLAVMEFSDPTNKLFNTVYNEYLMRALPPAARAVSSNPEAYVYLAESIRAWPDQDHLAAEIAAAGYAEVRYRNLTGGIVAIHHAIKPSARPAS; encoded by the coding sequence GTGAATCGCCCCAGCACCGGAAGCCGCGCAAGCCTCGCGAAGAACCCCCAGGACGTCGCCTCGATGTTCGACGAGGTCGCGGATCGCTATGACCTCACGAATGACGTGCTCTCGCTGGGACAGACGAAGCGCTGGCGCAAGCAGCTCGTCGCCGCGCTCGCCGTCGCCCCAGGTGAACGGGTCCTGGACCTGGCAGCCGGAACTGGAAGCTCCACCGAGCCGTTCCATGACGCGGGCGCCGATGCAGTGGCCTGCGACTTCTCCTCAGGCATGCTCCAGGTGGGCAAGCGACGCCGCCCGGATATGACCTTCATCGCCGGGGACGCGATGAATCTGCCCTTCGCCGATGACAGCTTCGACGCCGTCACGATCTCCTTCGGACTGCGTAACATCGTGGACCCGCTGGCCGGTCTGCGCGAGATGCTCCGCGTCACGGCACCCGGGGGTCGGCTCGCCGTCATGGAGTTCTCGGACCCCACGAACAAGCTCTTCAACACGGTCTACAACGAGTACCTGATGCGCGCGCTGCCGCCCGCGGCCCGCGCGGTCTCCTCGAATCCAGAGGCCTACGTGTACCTGGCAGAGTCCATCCGCGCCTGGCCCGATCAGGATCACCTGGCCGCTGAGATCGCCGCCGCCGGATACGCGGAGGTGCGTTACCGCAACCTCACCGGCGGCATCGTCGCGATCCACCACGCCATCAAGCCCAGCGCCCGCCCCGCATCCTGA
- the menD gene encoding 2-succinyl-5-enolpyruvyl-6-hydroxy-3-cyclohexene-1-carboxylic-acid synthase has protein sequence MTTSRRPFREFDDSHDVESLRLARRVIRGLTMSMRHIVLAPGSRSAPMAYALREAEELGAITVHVRIDERSAAFTALGIALATKRPAGVVTTSGTAAGNLLPAMMEADLSGVPLVAITADRPEELHGTGANQTAWQQGMFAGRVRDEIHLEQGEARLEPESRDDMLAAETQVGLLLRVATGSSPGPVHLNIGFRDPLVPAEPGAKHQQGAQRWARTPFVPRRVSGSGSAEQLRAEIIGGEILGARTVNLPAAGAGERAAQIRTQGEPETQAPSQPPATDAAESAPQLEPRRTVFVMGAEAPAEARELARRLGHPLLAEPSSDARWSDLGAIQGYRLILQAPEGSPASELAGSIERVVVAGRPTLTRPVQQLINRADVEAVQYAPGGEAWFDHRLARRRLVDLPSTALFAGVAPAGWQDAWTERGLAAQRLIDAALTEQETLAQGELSSVRVAQFVAETVKTPLLLGSSSVIRDVDLAAVLNRSVLESEPGQRTRAADDGGRRVYAMRGLAGIDGNLSAASGIALARNTRVTALVGDLTFLHDVNALLVPATEREPDLDIVVVNDSGGAIFDQLEHGAVGRREGQAETVERFFGTPQTVDIEALADAYGHEYHFADDLETLGEGLSGLEDRIGIRIIEVRTDRTILRDFHARLRAAAEDL, from the coding sequence ATGACGACAAGCCGGCGACCGTTTCGTGAATTCGACGACTCCCACGACGTCGAATCCCTGCGGCTTGCCCGGCGGGTGATCCGTGGACTGACCATGAGCATGCGGCATATCGTGCTGGCTCCCGGGTCCCGGTCGGCGCCGATGGCCTACGCCCTGCGCGAGGCGGAGGAGCTTGGCGCGATCACCGTGCACGTGCGCATCGACGAACGCTCCGCCGCGTTCACTGCGCTGGGGATCGCGCTGGCGACCAAGCGCCCCGCCGGGGTGGTCACCACCTCGGGCACGGCCGCGGGCAATCTGCTGCCGGCGATGATGGAAGCTGATCTCTCCGGGGTCCCCCTCGTGGCGATCACCGCTGACCGGCCCGAGGAGCTGCATGGCACCGGAGCGAACCAGACGGCCTGGCAGCAGGGCATGTTCGCCGGGCGGGTCCGCGATGAGATTCACCTGGAACAGGGGGAGGCGCGGTTGGAGCCCGAGTCGCGCGACGACATGCTCGCCGCCGAGACGCAGGTCGGGCTGCTGCTGCGCGTCGCCACCGGGTCCTCCCCGGGCCCGGTGCACCTGAACATCGGCTTCCGCGACCCGCTGGTGCCCGCCGAACCGGGAGCCAAGCACCAGCAGGGTGCTCAGCGCTGGGCGCGCACCCCCTTCGTCCCCCGCCGTGTCTCGGGGTCCGGTTCCGCGGAGCAGCTGCGCGCGGAGATCATCGGAGGCGAGATCCTCGGCGCGCGAACGGTGAATCTGCCGGCCGCCGGTGCGGGGGAACGCGCTGCCCAGATCCGGACCCAGGGCGAACCCGAGACGCAGGCGCCATCACAGCCCCCCGCCACGGACGCAGCAGAGTCCGCCCCGCAGCTGGAACCCCGGCGCACGGTCTTCGTGATGGGCGCCGAGGCGCCGGCTGAGGCCCGGGAGCTGGCGCGCCGACTGGGCCACCCGCTGCTCGCCGAGCCCAGCAGCGATGCCCGGTGGAGCGACCTCGGTGCCATCCAGGGCTACCGGCTGATCCTGCAGGCCCCCGAGGGATCCCCGGCGAGCGAGCTGGCGGGCAGCATCGAGCGCGTCGTCGTGGCGGGGCGCCCCACGCTGACCCGGCCGGTCCAGCAGCTGATCAACCGAGCAGACGTCGAGGCGGTGCAGTACGCCCCCGGCGGCGAGGCCTGGTTCGACCACCGGCTCGCCCGCCGTCGTCTGGTCGATCTGCCCTCCACCGCGCTCTTCGCTGGAGTCGCGCCTGCCGGCTGGCAGGACGCCTGGACGGAGCGGGGCCTGGCGGCGCAGCGCCTCATCGACGCCGCGCTCACCGAACAGGAGACCCTGGCCCAGGGTGAGCTGTCCTCGGTGCGGGTGGCGCAGTTCGTGGCCGAGACGGTCAAGACCCCGCTGCTGCTGGGATCCTCCTCGGTGATCCGGGACGTGGACCTCGCGGCCGTGCTCAATCGCAGCGTGCTGGAGTCCGAGCCGGGTCAACGGACCCGAGCTGCCGACGACGGCGGACGCCGGGTCTACGCGATGCGGGGCCTGGCCGGCATCGATGGCAACCTCTCGGCGGCCTCCGGGATCGCACTGGCACGGAACACCCGCGTCACCGCGCTGGTGGGTGATCTGACCTTCCTGCATGACGTCAACGCCCTGCTCGTCCCGGCCACCGAGCGGGAGCCGGACCTGGACATCGTGGTGGTCAACGATTCCGGCGGGGCGATCTTCGACCAGCTCGAGCATGGCGCGGTCGGGCGCCGCGAAGGTCAGGCCGAGACGGTGGAGCGCTTCTTCGGCACACCGCAGACCGTGGACATCGAGGCGCTCGCGGATGCCTACGGCCACGAGTATCACTTCGCGGATGACCTGGAGACCCTCGGCGAGGGGCTCTCCGGGCTCGAGGACCGGATCGGGATCCGGATCATCGAAGTGCGCACCGACCGCACGATCCTGCGCGACTTCCACGCCCGGCTGCGCGCCGCCGCCGAGGACCTCTGA
- a CDS encoding isochorismate synthase, with product MTALPGSLDATTLVVDLPGGSSLADLLPALEPSAVWLLRGEGLIGLGAAAHIRARGAERFAELAQWHAQHLAPLAETSTLPASLVGIPGAGPVALTSITYSSASAADSHLILPELILGSAEGKAWITAVLRVPAWDEDLEETDEPVAQTDDGAAQVLSPRRLDALLAKHGLQLNAGRLSLIGPGQPAAGKRDGRTAEDSSRPATSLIQGSHSEQHYLRAVRAGVDAIEHRRLEKLVLARDVVVAADAPLPTGPLLASLAADYADCWTYLAGDVLGATPEMLVKIRGQDLSARVLAGTVDGRAGLQRARTLLLEDPKQRDEHRLAAQSLLDQLAPVAHQLHAQDPPAVLELPNVFHLSTDVTGRLTAETPALLVAERAHPTAAICGTPTATAAELISTLEGLDRGAFSGPVGWIDAQGNADFGIALRGGIIQEQGTQVRLYAGCGIVAGSVPEEELAETWAKMRPMLGALGVLPPLT from the coding sequence ATGACAGCGCTTCCCGGTTCCCTCGACGCCACCACGCTGGTGGTGGATCTTCCCGGAGGCAGCTCGCTCGCGGATCTGCTGCCCGCGCTGGAGCCCAGCGCCGTCTGGCTGCTGCGCGGTGAGGGGCTCATCGGCCTGGGAGCCGCTGCCCACATCCGAGCCCGCGGTGCCGAGCGCTTCGCCGAGCTCGCGCAGTGGCATGCCCAGCATCTGGCCCCGCTGGCCGAGACCTCCACACTGCCGGCCAGCCTGGTCGGAATCCCGGGAGCCGGCCCCGTGGCGCTGACCTCCATCACCTATTCCTCCGCTTCGGCGGCCGATTCGCATCTGATCCTGCCCGAGCTGATCCTCGGCTCAGCCGAGGGCAAGGCGTGGATCACGGCAGTCCTCCGCGTTCCCGCCTGGGACGAAGACTTGGAGGAGACCGACGAGCCGGTCGCTCAGACCGACGACGGCGCGGCGCAGGTGCTGAGTCCCCGGCGGCTCGACGCGCTGCTGGCCAAACACGGGCTGCAGCTGAACGCGGGACGGCTCAGTCTGATCGGCCCCGGGCAGCCCGCGGCCGGCAAGCGGGACGGTCGCACCGCAGAGGACTCTTCGCGTCCCGCCACCTCGCTGATCCAGGGCTCACACTCCGAGCAGCACTACCTGCGCGCCGTGCGCGCCGGCGTGGACGCGATCGAGCACCGCCGGCTGGAGAAGCTGGTGCTGGCCCGCGACGTCGTCGTCGCCGCCGATGCGCCGCTGCCCACCGGGCCGCTGCTGGCCTCCCTCGCCGCCGACTACGCCGACTGCTGGACCTACCTGGCAGGTGACGTGCTCGGCGCGACCCCGGAGATGCTGGTCAAGATCCGTGGACAGGATCTCTCCGCCCGGGTGCTCGCCGGGACCGTGGACGGGCGTGCGGGACTCCAACGCGCACGCACGCTGCTGCTGGAAGACCCGAAGCAGCGCGACGAGCACCGCCTGGCGGCCCAGTCGCTGTTGGATCAGCTGGCCCCGGTGGCTCATCAGCTCCACGCGCAGGATCCGCCCGCGGTGCTCGAGCTGCCCAATGTCTTCCACCTCTCCACCGACGTCACCGGGCGGCTGACCGCCGAGACCCCGGCGCTGCTGGTGGCGGAGCGTGCGCATCCCACCGCCGCGATCTGCGGAACTCCCACGGCCACCGCCGCGGAGCTGATCAGCACCCTCGAGGGCCTTGATCGCGGAGCGTTCTCCGGACCGGTGGGCTGGATCGATGCGCAGGGCAATGCCGACTTCGGCATCGCGCTGCGCGGCGGGATCATCCAGGAGCAGGGCACGCAGGTCAGGCTCTACGCCGGCTGCGGGATCGTGGCGGGATCGGTGCCCGAGGAGGAGCTGGCCGAGACCTGGGCGAAGATGCGCCCGATGCTCGGCGCCCTCGGCGTTTTACCTCCCCTCACGTGA
- a CDS encoding FAD-dependent oxidoreductase — protein sequence MSQNSSQRPADRAIRVAVVGAGPAGVYASDILAKAQKKSDFEFSIDLYDRYPAPFGLIRYGVAPDHPRIKGIVKALHKVLDRGDIRLIGNVNIGEDLSIEDLRRHYDAVIFATGAIKDAELNIPGIELEGSFGAADFVSWYDGHPDYPRDWPLTAEKVAVIGNGNVALDVARVLSKHAEDMLTTEIPENVYAGLKSSPVSDVHIFGRRGPAQVKFTPLELRELSHSKDVDIILYEEDFDFDEGSDEAIKTNNQVKTMVNTLGNWLVEQEDRETAASRKLHLHFLQQPVEILEGTDESGQGTGAVAGVRFERMELDGTGNVRGTGEFQDYDVQAVYRAVGYLGSEIAGLPFDSRRGVLVNEAGRVIDDAGEHVPGIYATGWIKRGPVGLIGHTKGDALETIGCLLEDLHHLPVAEVPEEDAVIELLESRSVEYTTWGGWQKLDAHEMSLGESYGPLPDGGARERVKVVEREDMIRISRES from the coding sequence GTGTCCCAGAATTCCTCGCAGCGGCCAGCAGACCGGGCCATCCGAGTCGCCGTCGTCGGCGCCGGCCCCGCAGGTGTCTATGCCTCCGACATCCTGGCGAAGGCGCAGAAGAAGAGCGACTTCGAGTTCAGCATCGACCTCTACGACCGCTACCCGGCGCCCTTCGGCCTCATCCGCTACGGCGTGGCCCCTGACCACCCGCGGATCAAGGGCATCGTCAAGGCCCTGCACAAGGTCCTCGACCGCGGTGACATCCGGCTCATCGGCAACGTGAACATCGGTGAGGACCTGAGCATCGAGGACCTGCGGCGACACTATGACGCCGTGATCTTCGCCACCGGCGCCATCAAGGACGCGGAGCTCAACATCCCCGGGATCGAGCTCGAGGGCAGCTTCGGCGCAGCCGACTTCGTCTCCTGGTATGACGGCCACCCGGACTACCCGCGCGACTGGCCGCTGACCGCGGAGAAGGTCGCCGTCATCGGCAACGGCAACGTGGCCCTGGACGTCGCTCGGGTGCTCTCCAAGCACGCCGAGGACATGCTGACCACCGAGATTCCGGAGAACGTCTACGCCGGACTGAAGTCCTCCCCGGTCAGCGATGTGCATATCTTCGGCCGCCGAGGGCCCGCTCAGGTGAAGTTCACCCCGCTGGAGCTGCGCGAACTCTCGCACAGCAAGGACGTGGACATCATCCTCTACGAGGAGGACTTCGACTTCGACGAGGGTTCCGACGAGGCGATCAAGACGAACAACCAGGTCAAGACCATGGTCAACACGCTGGGAAACTGGCTGGTGGAGCAGGAGGACCGGGAGACCGCAGCCTCGCGGAAGCTGCACCTGCACTTCCTGCAGCAGCCCGTGGAGATCCTGGAGGGCACCGACGAGTCCGGCCAGGGCACCGGAGCCGTGGCGGGCGTGCGCTTCGAGCGCATGGAGCTCGACGGCACCGGAAACGTCCGGGGCACCGGCGAGTTCCAGGACTACGATGTGCAGGCCGTCTATCGGGCCGTGGGCTACCTCGGCTCCGAGATCGCCGGGCTGCCCTTCGACTCCCGACGCGGCGTGCTCGTCAACGAGGCCGGACGGGTCATCGACGACGCCGGCGAGCACGTGCCGGGCATCTACGCCACCGGATGGATCAAGCGCGGGCCCGTGGGTCTGATCGGACACACCAAGGGTGACGCGCTGGAGACCATCGGCTGCCTGCTCGAGGACCTGCACCACCTTCCGGTGGCCGAGGTTCCGGAGGAGGACGCCGTCATCGAGCTGCTCGAGTCCCGCAGCGTGGAGTACACCACCTGGGGCGGGTGGCAGAAGCTCGACGCCCATGAGATGTCCCTGGGCGAGTCCTACGGTCCGCTGCCTGACGGCGGCGCCAGGGAGCGGGTCAAGGTCGTCGAACGCGAGGACATGATCCGGATCTCACGCGAGAGCTGA
- a CDS encoding o-succinylbenzoate synthase, whose product MDPHSEAPQPGSRGWQYPDLEEVLDRAHVVSLPLRTRFRGQIHREALLVEGPQGWGEFSPFPEYGAAESAHWLRAALEAGWHGWGTPLRTSIPVNATMPAVGPDQVESVLRRFGAVESIPAVKVKVAEPGQDLAEDVARLREVRRLVPRAGLRVDANGGWSIAEAVPSLAALAEAAGGNFEYAEQPVAGVDPLAELREALAAAGVSSDGGPLRIAADEAVRKAEDPLRVARLGAADLIVVKVPPLGGVERALRIVEQAGLDAVVSSALDTSVGLAAGLALAARLPELPYACGLGTAALFAEDVLDAPLIPVAGALSVPGAVVPSAQLLHRHRIMGDRADWWFARLRAAYGELTRASGPGAESASSDSF is encoded by the coding sequence ATGGATCCTCACAGCGAAGCGCCGCAGCCGGGTTCCCGCGGCTGGCAGTACCCGGATCTCGAGGAGGTGCTGGACCGCGCCCATGTGGTCTCGCTGCCGCTGCGCACCAGGTTTCGTGGACAGATCCACCGTGAGGCGCTGCTGGTGGAGGGCCCTCAAGGGTGGGGAGAGTTCTCGCCCTTCCCCGAGTACGGGGCGGCAGAGTCGGCACACTGGCTGCGCGCCGCGCTCGAAGCCGGGTGGCACGGCTGGGGAACACCGCTGCGCACCTCCATCCCGGTCAACGCGACCATGCCCGCGGTCGGCCCGGACCAGGTGGAGTCGGTGCTACGCCGCTTCGGAGCGGTGGAGTCCATCCCTGCGGTGAAGGTCAAGGTGGCCGAGCCGGGGCAGGATCTTGCCGAGGACGTCGCGAGGCTGCGTGAGGTTCGACGGCTGGTGCCACGGGCCGGGCTGCGTGTCGATGCCAATGGGGGGTGGAGCATCGCCGAGGCGGTGCCTTCGCTGGCGGCGCTGGCCGAGGCGGCGGGTGGGAACTTCGAGTACGCCGAACAGCCGGTGGCCGGAGTGGATCCGCTGGCGGAGCTGCGCGAGGCGCTGGCGGCGGCGGGGGTCAGCTCCGACGGGGGACCGCTGCGCATCGCCGCCGATGAGGCGGTGCGCAAGGCAGAGGATCCGCTGCGCGTGGCGCGCCTGGGCGCGGCCGACCTGATCGTGGTCAAGGTCCCTCCGCTGGGCGGAGTGGAGCGGGCACTGCGCATCGTGGAGCAGGCAGGGCTGGACGCCGTCGTCTCCTCGGCCCTGGACACTTCCGTGGGTCTGGCGGCAGGACTGGCGCTGGCGGCCCGCCTGCCGGAGCTGCCCTACGCCTGCGGGCTCGGCACAGCCGCTCTGTTCGCCGAGGACGTGCTCGATGCCCCGCTGATCCCGGTGGCGGGTGCGCTGAGCGTGCCCGGCGCCGTCGTCCCGTCTGCGCAGCTGCTGCACCGACACCGGATCATGGGAGACCGTGCCGACTGGTGGTTCGCTCGGCTGCGTGCGGCCTACGGCGAACTGACCCGTGCTTCGGGGCCGGGTGCGGAATCGGCGTCGTCGGACAGCTTCTAG
- a CDS encoding M48 family metalloprotease — MHQHHGRLRTAGLLAFLFAMLLLVGAVIAYATQTPGLIFVFGLIGLVSVAYSYWNSDKIALRAMKAYPVTREQAPQLYQMVEDLAQRAQQPAPRIFIAPSPNPNAFATGRNPANGVVCFTEGILNLLTERELRGVTGHELMHVYNRDILISSVAAAVAGFLTTISQFFLLFGGGRGNNQGGNPLALVGAIVAVFLMPIAASLIQMAVSRTREYDADADGAALTGDPLALASALDKLERGISRYPLEESPKHDAHAHMMIANPFGGKAKKLFSTHPPMPERIARLESMAGYEQD; from the coding sequence ATGCACCAGCATCACGGTCGACTGCGCACAGCGGGGCTGCTGGCATTCCTCTTCGCGATGCTCCTGCTGGTCGGCGCGGTGATCGCCTACGCCACCCAGACTCCGGGACTGATCTTCGTGTTCGGCCTCATCGGGCTGGTCTCGGTGGCCTACTCCTACTGGAACTCGGACAAGATCGCGCTGCGGGCGATGAAGGCCTATCCGGTGACCCGGGAGCAGGCCCCTCAGCTCTACCAGATGGTGGAGGACCTCGCGCAGCGCGCGCAGCAGCCCGCCCCGCGGATCTTCATCGCACCCTCGCCGAACCCCAACGCCTTCGCCACCGGGAGGAACCCGGCCAACGGCGTCGTCTGCTTCACCGAGGGGATCCTGAACCTGCTCACCGAGCGTGAGCTGCGCGGGGTCACCGGCCATGAGCTGATGCATGTCTACAACCGCGACATCCTGATCTCTTCCGTGGCTGCCGCGGTTGCCGGGTTCCTCACCACGATCAGCCAGTTCTTCCTGCTCTTCGGCGGCGGCCGGGGTAACAACCAGGGCGGAAATCCCCTCGCGCTGGTCGGTGCGATCGTCGCGGTGTTCCTCATGCCGATCGCCGCCAGCCTGATCCAGATGGCGGTCAGCCGGACCCGTGAGTACGACGCGGACGCCGACGGCGCCGCGCTCACCGGAGACCCGCTGGCGCTGGCCTCTGCACTGGACAAGCTGGAACGCGGCATCTCCCGCTACCCGCTCGAAGAGAGCCCCAAGCACGACGCGCACGCGCACATGATGATCGCCAACCCCTTCGGCGGCAAGGCGAAAAAGCTCTTCAGCACCCACCCGCCGATGCCCGAGCGGATCGCCCGGCTGGAGTCGATGGCAGGCTACGAGCAGGACTGA
- a CDS encoding Na/Pi symporter — translation MSAPSIEAPQRVAGPADEAAATRPFSPFERFGLSGRMLDVANWLSVAAAVYVLITAVSVIGTGFSLATGDQAETLFGFATNPVVGLMIGIVATALTQSSSTTTSVTVGLVAGGLPLGVAIPIILGANIGTTLTNTLVSLGMVREKESFRRGFAAATVHDFFNLIAVAIFLPLEIMFSLLERISTAIAGMATGSDGGPVAAVLGGIGSTVKGATKPLAHLIEDALSFIPGSLQGVVMIVVAVGLILLVINFIGRLLKVLLVGKARQVLHAAIGRGPVAGIGSGAAVTIMVQSSSTSTALIVPLAGSGAFTLKQIYPFTLGTNIGTTVTALIAAFAFDGAAGEIALTAALAHLLFNVLATLVIFCTPWLRDLPPRGATWLADLAAEKKVYAFGWVFGVFIVIPLALIGVSTLF, via the coding sequence ATGTCCGCACCGTCGATCGAGGCCCCGCAGCGGGTCGCCGGCCCCGCAGACGAGGCAGCCGCCACGCGACCCTTCAGCCCCTTCGAACGGTTCGGCCTCTCCGGGCGGATGCTCGACGTCGCCAACTGGCTCTCCGTGGCGGCCGCGGTCTACGTGCTGATCACCGCGGTCAGCGTCATCGGCACCGGATTCAGCCTGGCCACTGGGGATCAGGCCGAGACGCTGTTCGGCTTCGCGACGAACCCCGTCGTGGGTCTGATGATCGGCATCGTCGCCACCGCGCTGACCCAGTCCTCCTCCACCACCACCTCGGTGACCGTCGGCCTGGTCGCCGGCGGACTTCCGCTGGGCGTGGCCATCCCGATCATCCTCGGTGCCAACATCGGCACCACGCTGACCAACACCCTGGTCAGCCTCGGCATGGTTCGGGAGAAGGAGTCCTTCCGCCGCGGCTTCGCCGCCGCCACCGTGCATGACTTCTTCAATCTGATCGCGGTCGCGATCTTCCTTCCGCTGGAGATCATGTTCAGCCTGCTCGAGCGGATCTCCACCGCGATCGCCGGTATGGCCACAGGCTCCGACGGCGGCCCGGTCGCCGCAGTGCTCGGAGGCATCGGCTCCACGGTCAAGGGCGCCACCAAGCCGCTGGCGCACCTGATCGAGGACGCGCTGAGCTTCATCCCGGGCAGCCTGCAGGGCGTGGTCATGATCGTCGTCGCCGTCGGCCTGATCCTGCTGGTCATCAACTTCATCGGACGGCTGCTGAAGGTGCTGCTGGTGGGCAAGGCCCGTCAGGTGCTGCACGCCGCGATCGGTCGCGGCCCGGTGGCCGGCATCGGTTCCGGCGCCGCCGTGACGATCATGGTGCAGTCCTCCTCCACCTCCACCGCGCTGATCGTGCCGCTGGCCGGTTCGGGCGCCTTCACGCTCAAGCAGATCTACCCCTTCACGCTGGGCACCAACATCGGCACCACGGTCACCGCCCTGATCGCAGCCTTCGCCTTCGACGGCGCGGCGGGAGAGATCGCACTGACCGCGGCGCTCGCGCATCTGCTGTTCAACGTGCTGGCCACGCTCGTGATCTTCTGCACCCCGTGGCTGCGCGATCTGCCTCCACGCGGTGCGACCTGGCTGGCAGATCTGGCAGCAGAGAAGAAGGTCTACGCCTTCGGATGGGTGTTCGGCGTGTTCATCGTGATCCCGCTGGCGCTGATCGGTGTCAGCACCCTCTTCTGA